The sequence below is a genomic window from bacterium 336/3.
ACGGTTTTAGAGCAATTTTTACGCCAAATAAAAAACTGAAAAAAATTGTGTTTTATTAGAAAAAAAAGTACATTACACAAAAAAACATAACAGCTTTATGGACATCATCAAATCCTTACAGAAAATAGCAGACGAACTAGGTGGTAGTTTCACCGAGTACTCTAACAACAATTTAATTGTAACTGTGCCTACAAGTGATGGAAGATTTCAAGGCATCACTACATATATTTTGGAGCATGAAGGAAAAAAAGTATTGGAAATAGCCTCTCGTGTATGTGATGCGGACTTACCAGACATCAATTATAAAAGTCTTTTGGAAATGAACCAAGACTTGACTTATTCTAAAATTGTTATTTTTGATGGCTATATTCAACTTGCTTCAGAGGTAATTGTTGAGCATATCAATGAAGTAATATTAAAAGACATTGTTGAAGAAATTGGTCATACAGCTGATACAATTGAGTTTAAACTTACAGGTAAAGATGTTCATTAACTAAATTTTTCATATTCTTAATTTTTTATCGAAAACACTTTCTTAACACTTAGGAAAGTGTTTTCGATTTTTTGTTTAGTTTTTTATTAAAAAAGTTAAACAAAAAAATCAAACCTCATGTTTAAATGTATAGAGTTTAGAATATATGACAGTCAATTAAAAATAGCACGTTTTTTGTAAAATCTTTGTTGTAGAAATTAAACACCTAAATGAAAGTAAAAGTATCTCGAAAAGAACATTTCAATGCTGCACACCGTCTCCATAATCCTGCTTGGGATGAGCAGAAAAACATGGAAGTTTTTGGAAAATGTAACAATCAATACTATCACGGTCATAATTACGAATTGATTATAGAAGTGGTAGGAGAAATTAGCCCAGAAACAGGTTATGTCATAGATATGAAAGTATTATCCGACATTATCAAGGAACATGTAACCGACCGATTTGACCATAAAAATCTAAACTTAGAATTAAATGAATTTAAGAACCTTAACCCCACTGCCGAAAATATTGCAGTGGTTATTTGGAATATTTTAAGACAACACATTCAACCACCATACGAACTCAAGGTAAAACTTTATGAAACAGAACGAAACTTCGTTGAATACCCTGCCTAAAAATTGGACGACCGAAGACTTGGGCGATAACCATGTAGCTACTTCTTTAGAGACACCTCTCAGAGAAGACGCTTTTGAACTAGATGATGACCTAAAAATAGAATTAATAGAGAAGCACTTTAAAGAGATTATGCATATTTTAGGTCTAGACTTAACAGATGATAGCCTAAGCGGGACTCCACACAGAGTTGCAAAAATGTATATCAAAGAGATCTTTAGTGGTTTAAACCCAGCCAATAAACCAAAAATCTCTCTTTTTGAGAATAAATACCAATATAATCAAATGCTTGTTGAAAAAGATATTACATTCTTTTCAAACTGCGAACATCATTTCGTACCCATTGTAGGGAAAGCTCATATTGCTTATATTTCTAATGGACAAGTGATTGGTTTATCCAAACTCAATAGAATTGTGCAATATTATGCAAAACGTCCACAAGTACAAGAACGCCTTACCATGCAAATAGGTAAAGAGTTACAAGACATTTTACAAACTGACAATGTAGCTGTTGTAATTGATGCTAAACATTTGTGTGTATCTTCAAGAGGTGTACAAGATGTAAATAGTGCAACTATTACAGCATTTTACGAAGGAAAATTCAAAGAAGAAGCTACCAAAAACGAATTTTTAAAGTATTTATCTCTGGGAACAGAATACGGAATATAAAAAGAAGAAGGGGACAAAAATCCCCTTCTTTTATGCTTTACATTGTTTTTACGATTTAACACAAGCTGATCAACCATAAATACAATATTAATCCTATTATAAACGCTCCTATAACACCCCATAGCAAGAATAACCCTCCTAAAGATATCCCTATCAGAGCTAAAATCCCCCAGTAAACCAGAAAACTAAATAATCCACATAAAAAAATAAAGGTAACCAATCCCGAAACTCCTAAGGAGATGAAGACTGTAATAATTGCAAAAAGAGGAACAATATAAATTACATATAAGATAATTAAAAATGGATTTTTCGGAGGTTTAGTAAGTTCAAACATTTCGACACCCAAAACAATAAATTCCAATGGCTCTTTCAAGAAACAACCTAGTCTTAGAGCTTTCCCTCTT
It includes:
- a CDS encoding 6-pyruvoyl tetrahydrobiopterin synthase, with amino-acid sequence MKVKVSRKEHFNAAHRLHNPAWDEQKNMEVFGKCNNQYYHGHNYELIIEVVGEISPETGYVIDMKVLSDIIKEHVTDRFDHKNLNLELNEFKNLNPTAENIAVVIWNILRQHIQPPYELKVKLYETERNFVEYPA
- a CDS encoding GTP cyclohydrolase; this encodes MKQNETSLNTLPKNWTTEDLGDNHVATSLETPLREDAFELDDDLKIELIEKHFKEIMHILGLDLTDDSLSGTPHRVAKMYIKEIFSGLNPANKPKISLFENKYQYNQMLVEKDITFFSNCEHHFVPIVGKAHIAYISNGQVIGLSKLNRIVQYYAKRPQVQERLTMQIGKELQDILQTDNVAVVIDAKHLCVSSRGVQDVNSATITAFYEGKFKEEATKNEFLKYLSLGTEYGI